A single region of the Pontibacter kalidii genome encodes:
- a CDS encoding restriction endonuclease subunit S, which produces MEATAEITAAVKNVPALRFPEFEGEWVKKSIGSIAVKVGSGSTPLGGEKAYQDTGIPFIRSQNVNDDKLILGNVSFISEEINDKMKGSIVRANDMLLNITGGSIGRSCVVPDDFIVGNVNQHVCIIRLDKQNNPAFLQAHLSSYNGQKSLERSQVGSGREGLNFQSIRLIKFAFPTIAEQQKIASFLSAVNDKLQQLSKKKELLEKYKKGAMQQLFSRQIRFKDDNGHDFPEWEEKRLKDVAKRVTIKNKKDDINFVLTNSATQGIVSQQDYFDKDIANQENLEGYYVVDVDDFVYNPRISTAAPVGPIKRNKLAKGVMSPLYTVFRFEKQNLEFLEFFFETTVWHRYMKSVANYGARHDRMSITNDDLLGLPIPVPCQAEQQKITAFLSAIDNKLYYTKTQLEQAQQFKKGLLQQMFV; this is translated from the coding sequence ATGGAAGCAACAGCAGAAATAACAGCAGCCGTGAAAAACGTGCCTGCGCTTCGCTTTCCGGAGTTTGAAGGGGAGTGGGTGAAAAAGAGTATTGGAAGTATAGCAGTTAAAGTTGGAAGTGGCAGCACTCCTTTAGGTGGTGAGAAAGCATATCAAGACACAGGTATACCGTTTATCAGAAGCCAGAATGTTAATGATGATAAACTTATACTTGGAAATGTTTCTTTCATTTCAGAAGAGATAAATGATAAGATGAAAGGAAGTATAGTTCGGGCAAACGATATGCTTCTGAACATTACTGGTGGCTCTATAGGAAGAAGTTGTGTTGTTCCCGATGATTTTATAGTTGGGAATGTAAACCAGCACGTTTGTATAATCAGACTGGATAAACAAAATAATCCAGCTTTTTTGCAGGCCCACTTGAGCTCTTATAATGGTCAGAAATCATTAGAGAGAAGCCAGGTAGGAAGTGGAAGAGAAGGTTTGAATTTTCAGAGTATAAGACTGATCAAATTTGCTTTCCCAACTATAGCCGAACAGCAAAAAATAGCTTCTTTCCTCTCGGCCGTTAATGACAAGCTCCAGCAGCTGAGCAAGAAGAAGGAGCTGTTGGAGAAGTATAAAAAAGGGGCGATGCAGCAGCTCTTCTCCCGGCAAATCCGCTTCAAGGACGACAACGGTCATGACTTTCCGGAGTGGGAGGAGAAGAGGCTAAAAGACGTTGCTAAGAGAGTAACAATCAAGAACAAAAAGGACGACATCAACTTTGTATTGACCAACTCTGCCACACAAGGTATAGTTAGCCAGCAGGACTACTTCGATAAAGACATTGCCAACCAAGAGAACCTGGAAGGCTACTATGTAGTGGACGTAGATGATTTTGTTTACAACCCGAGGATATCAACTGCCGCACCTGTTGGGCCGATCAAGAGGAACAAACTGGCTAAAGGTGTCATGTCGCCTCTCTATACAGTATTCCGCTTCGAGAAGCAGAACCTGGAGTTTCTGGAGTTCTTCTTTGAGACTACGGTTTGGCACAGGTATATGAAGAGCGTCGCCAATTACGGTGCACGACACGACAGGATGAGCATCACCAATGATGACCTTCTTGGTCTACCAATCCCTGTACCTTGTCAGGCAGAACAGCAGAAAATTACGGCGTTCTTATCAGCAATAGATAACAAATTATACTATACCAAAACTCAACTGGAGCAGGCGCAGCAGTTCAAGAAAGGCTTGCTGCAGCAGATGTTCGTGTAA
- a CDS encoding type I restriction endonuclease subunit R, which yields MGTQPEQVLEDNLIKQLQGLGYSYVAIKDERDLLANLKTQLEKHNGVTLTEKEFERVLNHLNKGNVFDRAKILRDRMQLTKDDGTSAYLEFLQQEHWCQNLFQVTQQVTMEGTYKNRYDVTLLVNGLPLVQIELKRRGLELKEAFNQVNRYHRHSFSSSYGLFQYVQLFVISNGVNTKYYANNRHQSFKQTFYWADKDNRLITQLEAFTKAFLEPCHMAKMVTKYIVLNQTHKILMALRPYQFYATEAIIDKVKNSDKNGYIWHTTGSGKTLTSFKASQILMQLPKVHKVLFVVDRKDLDYQTTKEFNSFSAGSIDGTDDTRALVGQLAGDTKLIVTTIQKLNNAIGTARYSGKLEHLREERVVFIFDECHRSQFGETHNRIKGFFTKAQLFGFTGTPIFAENVIKNDLGKRTTRDLFDECLHKYLITDAIKDENVLKFSVEYVGRYREKEGSNTEIDIEVEDIDTKELLEAPQRLEKIVDYIIEHHPRKTHGRELTGMFCVGSVETLIAYYELFQQRKAEGRHNLKIGTIFSFTSNEQDREATGILPDYDEEVLTAAEPKLAYVANSHTREKLDAFIADYNTMFGTKFSTKDNQGFYNYYNDLSKRVKNKEVDILLVVNMFLTGFDSPPLNTLYVDKNLKYHGLIQAFSRTNRLYTEQKSQGNIVVFRNLKQATDEAITLFSNKEAKDTILMAPYEEYVAKFNMAFAELLKVAPTVGSVDSLPSEEEELAFIKAFRELMRLKNVLTTFVDFSFSDLAMAEQSFEDYKSKYLDFYDKVKTGTVKEKESILDDVDFELELIHRDEINVAYILKLLARLKTASQEEQERQKQQIIDTLTGEATLRSKRELIRKFIEENLPHIEDIDDIPEQFESFWAREQQLAFHAMAAEEKLDPVKLQAVLGNYLFTERKPLRDEVLDMLPARPKLLERKPIAERITARMIGFVETFISGMGLRG from the coding sequence ATGGGAACGCAACCGGAACAAGTACTCGAAGACAACTTAATAAAGCAGCTGCAGGGGCTGGGCTACAGCTACGTCGCCATCAAAGACGAGCGCGACCTCCTGGCCAATCTGAAAACCCAGCTAGAGAAGCACAACGGGGTTACGCTGACCGAGAAGGAGTTCGAGCGCGTCCTGAACCACCTCAACAAAGGCAACGTGTTTGACCGCGCCAAGATTCTGCGCGACCGCATGCAGCTGACCAAGGACGACGGCACGAGCGCGTACCTGGAGTTCCTGCAGCAGGAGCACTGGTGCCAGAACCTCTTCCAGGTAACCCAGCAGGTAACGATGGAGGGCACCTACAAGAACCGCTACGACGTGACCCTACTGGTGAACGGCCTGCCCCTGGTGCAGATCGAATTGAAACGGCGCGGCCTGGAACTGAAAGAGGCCTTCAACCAGGTAAACCGCTACCACCGGCACTCCTTTAGCTCGTCCTACGGCCTGTTCCAGTACGTGCAGCTGTTTGTCATCAGCAACGGCGTCAACACCAAGTACTACGCCAACAACCGCCACCAGTCCTTCAAGCAAACCTTCTACTGGGCCGACAAGGATAACAGGCTCATCACCCAGCTGGAGGCCTTCACCAAGGCTTTCCTGGAGCCCTGCCACATGGCCAAGATGGTCACCAAGTACATCGTGCTCAACCAGACGCACAAGATCCTGATGGCGCTGCGCCCTTACCAGTTCTACGCCACCGAAGCTATCATCGACAAAGTAAAAAACTCGGATAAGAACGGCTACATCTGGCACACCACCGGCTCCGGCAAGACGCTCACCTCCTTCAAGGCCAGCCAGATCCTGATGCAGCTGCCCAAGGTGCACAAGGTCCTGTTCGTGGTGGACCGCAAGGACCTGGACTACCAGACCACCAAAGAATTCAACAGCTTCTCGGCCGGAAGCATCGACGGCACCGACGACACCCGCGCCCTGGTGGGGCAACTCGCCGGCGACACCAAGCTCATCGTCACCACCATCCAGAAGCTCAACAACGCCATCGGTACTGCCCGCTACTCCGGAAAGCTGGAGCATCTCCGGGAAGAGCGCGTGGTGTTCATCTTCGACGAGTGCCACCGCAGCCAGTTCGGCGAGACGCACAACCGCATCAAGGGCTTCTTCACCAAGGCGCAACTGTTCGGCTTCACCGGCACCCCGATCTTTGCCGAGAACGTGATCAAGAACGACCTGGGCAAGCGCACCACTAGAGATTTGTTTGACGAGTGCCTGCACAAGTACCTGATCACCGACGCCATCAAGGACGAGAACGTGCTCAAGTTCTCCGTGGAGTACGTGGGCCGCTATAGGGAGAAGGAAGGCAGCAATACCGAGATTGACATTGAGGTGGAGGACATCGACACCAAAGAGCTGCTGGAGGCTCCGCAGCGCCTGGAGAAGATCGTGGACTACATCATCGAGCACCACCCCCGCAAAACGCACGGCAGGGAGCTGACCGGCATGTTCTGCGTGGGCAGCGTAGAGACGCTCATCGCCTATTACGAGCTGTTCCAGCAGCGCAAGGCAGAGGGCAGACACAACCTGAAAATCGGCACCATCTTCAGTTTTACTTCCAATGAGCAGGACAGGGAGGCCACCGGTATACTTCCGGACTATGACGAGGAGGTGCTGACGGCCGCAGAGCCCAAGCTAGCTTACGTGGCCAACAGCCACACCCGCGAGAAGCTGGACGCCTTCATCGCCGATTACAACACGATGTTCGGCACCAAGTTCTCCACCAAGGATAACCAAGGTTTCTACAACTACTACAACGACCTGTCGAAGCGGGTGAAGAACAAGGAGGTGGACATCCTGCTGGTGGTGAACATGTTCCTCACGGGCTTTGACTCGCCGCCGCTCAACACGCTCTACGTCGATAAGAACCTGAAGTACCACGGCCTGATACAGGCCTTCAGCCGCACCAACAGGCTCTACACCGAGCAGAAGTCGCAGGGCAACATCGTTGTCTTCCGCAACCTCAAGCAGGCCACCGACGAGGCCATCACGCTTTTCTCGAACAAGGAGGCGAAGGATACGATCCTGATGGCGCCGTACGAGGAGTATGTGGCCAAGTTCAACATGGCCTTTGCCGAGCTGCTGAAAGTGGCGCCCACCGTGGGCAGCGTGGACAGCCTCCCGAGCGAGGAGGAGGAGCTGGCGTTCATCAAGGCCTTCCGTGAGCTGATGCGCCTCAAGAACGTGCTCACCACCTTCGTCGACTTTAGCTTCAGCGATCTGGCCATGGCCGAGCAAAGCTTCGAGGACTACAAGAGCAAGTACCTGGACTTCTACGACAAGGTGAAGACCGGTACTGTGAAGGAGAAGGAGTCGATCCTGGACGACGTGGACTTTGAGCTGGAGCTCATCCACCGCGACGAGATCAACGTGGCCTACATCCTCAAGCTGCTGGCCAGGCTGAAGACCGCCAGCCAGGAGGAGCAGGAGCGCCAGAAGCAGCAGATCATCGACACGCTCACCGGCGAGGCCACCCTGCGCAGCAAGCGCGAGCTGATCCGCAAGTTCATCGAAGAGAACCTGCCGCACATCGAGGACATCGACGACATCCCGGAGCAGTTCGAGAGCTTCTGGGCCCGCGAGCAGCAGCTAGCCTTCCATGCCATGGCCGCTGAGGAAAAGCTAGACCCGGTGAAGCTACAAGCCGTGCTGGGCAACTACCTGTTCACCGAGCGCAAACCACTGCGCGACGAGGTGCTGGACATGCTTCCGGCCAGGCCAAAGCTGCTGGAGCGCAAGCCGATCGCCGAGCGCATCACCGCCAGGATGATCGGCTTTGTGGAGACGTTTATCAGTGGAATGGGACTGAGGGGATAG
- a CDS encoding PDDEXK-like family protein: MISEEKLSHLLGHTKTIIDHQRELKKARGETFNVFSILSMERSENKTHSVFLAELLSPKGSHLKGNAFLRLFLKVLKEESIDVATAQVKVEHYIGLRDDKAKTGGRIDIYLWDKNGNSISIENKIDAGDQNAQVERYCNYRKGSNKVYYLTLKGAEPSEASKGKLQNGEDFHTISYRDQIQEWLERCIKEAAEQPILRESIKQYKILIQKLTSTMDKTHQKNLNEIMLSHIRESAYIAENFAKVSATIKEGVRRSVLEKLKERFGATLTMAAGRDINDRYSQIWIKLKGMEKRKMFFGLESFSGQGHKGGVLFIGVYNNSNKKNEYTEKSERFTSNWYNLKELPNYDGYVLNFGNPDTLQKLHADASFKENLVDHIVNEVGVYLEQHADLLRAYLESEN, from the coding sequence ATGATAAGCGAAGAAAAACTTAGTCACCTGCTGGGCCACACCAAGACGATCATCGATCATCAGCGGGAGCTGAAGAAAGCGCGGGGCGAGACGTTCAACGTGTTCTCCATCCTCAGCATGGAGCGCAGCGAGAACAAAACTCACTCTGTCTTTCTGGCCGAGCTGCTGAGCCCCAAAGGCTCCCACCTGAAGGGGAATGCTTTCCTGCGCCTCTTCCTGAAGGTGCTAAAGGAGGAGAGCATCGATGTCGCCACTGCCCAGGTAAAGGTAGAGCACTACATCGGTCTGCGTGACGACAAAGCCAAAACCGGCGGCCGCATAGACATCTACCTCTGGGACAAGAACGGAAATAGCATCTCGATTGAGAACAAGATAGACGCTGGCGACCAGAACGCACAGGTCGAACGCTACTGCAATTACAGGAAGGGGAGCAACAAAGTATACTACCTCACCCTGAAAGGCGCAGAGCCATCCGAGGCTAGTAAAGGCAAACTGCAGAACGGAGAAGACTTCCATACCATCTCCTACCGCGACCAGATACAGGAGTGGCTGGAGCGGTGCATTAAAGAGGCCGCCGAACAGCCCATACTTCGCGAGTCCATCAAACAATACAAGATCCTGATCCAAAAGCTTACCTCCACCATGGATAAAACGCACCAGAAGAACCTGAACGAGATCATGCTAAGTCATATCCGGGAGTCAGCTTACATAGCCGAGAACTTCGCTAAAGTCAGCGCGACCATAAAGGAGGGGGTAAGACGAAGTGTCCTGGAAAAGTTAAAGGAGCGCTTTGGAGCTACCCTTACTATGGCAGCAGGTAGAGACATAAATGATCGTTACTCCCAGATCTGGATAAAGTTGAAAGGGATGGAGAAGCGTAAAATGTTTTTTGGCTTAGAGTCCTTCAGCGGTCAGGGGCATAAAGGGGGAGTGCTGTTTATCGGGGTTTATAATAACAGCAATAAGAAAAACGAATACACAGAAAAAAGCGAGCGTTTCACCAGCAACTGGTATAATTTAAAAGAGCTGCCCAACTATGACGGGTACGTGCTGAATTTTGGGAACCCTGACACCCTTCAGAAGCTACACGCCGACGCCAGCTTTAAGGAAAATCTCGTCGACCACATCGTGAACGAGGTAGGGGTCTATCTTGAACAGCATGCCGACCTATTACGTGCCTATCTTGAATCTGAAAACTAA